In the genome of Candidatus Pristimantibacillus lignocellulolyticus, the window GGGATCATGTCGAACATTGATAAAAAACGCACGTTACTAGAAAATCTACGACGAAATGCTAATGAAGGCAAAGCAGGTATAGGCGGCATCTCGCCTGATGATCTACGCTATAAAACATGGACAGAAATTGTAAAACCACAATCTAATGCCGTTATTTTTGCAATACTCGATGTATCCGGCAGTATGGGCGCTTTCGAAAAATTTTGTTCGCGTTCTTACTTCTTCTGGATGAGTAGATTTCTTAGACGAAAGTATGAGCATGTTGAGATTGTCTATATTGCTCATCATACTGAAGCGAAAGAAGTAACAGAAGAGGAGTTTTTCACTCGTGGTGAAAGTGGTGGTACCATATGCTCTTCAGCATATCAACGTGTCCTTGATATTATTGAGCAACGTTATCCGCCAGCATTATGGAATATCTACCCTTTCCACTTCTCGGACGGTGATAACCTTACCTCTGATAACGAACGCTGTGTACGCTTAATTGAGAAGCTAATGGAAGTAAGTAATATGTTTGGTTACGGAGAGATTAATCAGTACAATCGAAACAGTACACTTATGAGTGCGTATAAACATATTTCGAATAAAAAGTTCAAGTTTTCCATCATTAAAGATAAGGGAGAAGTCTATAAGGCGCTCACCCATTTCTTTGCCAAGCAGCCAACGACATGAGCTATCTTTCATGATGATGCTTATCTTAGTTCAATAGCCTTAATTAGAAACATAGAAAGACCCTCCCACCCAAGTTTTCAATGGATAAGAGGGTCTTTACTTACTATATGTTATAACACTCAGTAGCTAGTCTATATTCGAATATTACTACAACTATAACATTACTATGGCAATAAATTACCTAACAATTTTTCCGCCATAAGCTGATCCAAACTTTCAAATGTATATCCCTTCGCTCTCGCATCATCAATAATACGTGCTAGTGCCCCAGCATTATCGCTTGATACGGAATGAATAAGCATTATGCTACCTGGATGAAGCTGCTTCATCACCTGTTGATAAGCATAATCAGCACCTCTTTGTTTATTCACTTCCCAGTCTTTATAGGCAAGTGACCAAAAGGCACTGATATAGCCTTCTTCATGGCTAATTGCTAGTACTCGATCGTTAAATATGCCCCTTGGTGGTCTTAAGTAATTCATATTCGTTTGGCCTGTTAATTGAGCGACGCCTTCTTTAACCTTTGCAAGTTCTTGACGAATCTGATCATTACTCATTGTCGTCATATCCGGATGACTCCAAGAGTGATTTCCTATTATATGACCTTCCTTAGCCATACGTTTAATTAGTTCGGGCTGATCTTGAATATAATGACCAGTAACAAAAAATGCCGCTGGTACTTGTTTTTCCTTCAATACATCGAGTATCGGTGCAGTAAAACCATTCTCATATCCATTATCAAATGTAAGATAGAGA includes:
- the pdaA gene encoding delta-lactam-biosynthetic de-N-acetylase, producing MKLLVIFMVLLLCTTAQFSYVKVSAAEQDKTQHFGFKRSLNEKLPSIQEEGFADIIEKNEALFLGNTSKKALYLTFDNGYENGFTAPILDVLKEKQVPAAFFVTGHYIQDQPELIKRMAKEGHIIGNHSWSHPDMTTMSNDQIRQELAKVKEGVAQLTGQTNMNYLRPPRGIFNDRVLAISHEEGYISAFWSLAYKDWEVNKQRGADYAYQQVMKQLHPGSIMLIHSVSSDNAGALARIIDDARAKGYTFESLDQLMAEKLLGNLLP
- the yhbH gene encoding sporulation protein YhbH; the encoded protein is MEQQPLFIVSREDWSLHRKGYNDQARHQQRVREAIKNNLPDLVSDESIILSDGRRTVKVPIKSLDEAHFIYNYNKKQHVGQGDGDSQVGDVLGVDPQLSKKPGKGQDAGDQPGEDVFDTEISIDELEDMLFDEMELPNLEQKQKDQMQTTEIVFHDIRKKGIMSNIDKKRTLLENLRRNANEGKAGIGGISPDDLRYKTWTEIVKPQSNAVIFAILDVSGSMGAFEKFCSRSYFFWMSRFLRRKYEHVEIVYIAHHTEAKEVTEEEFFTRGESGGTICSSAYQRVLDIIEQRYPPALWNIYPFHFSDGDNLTSDNERCVRLIEKLMEVSNMFGYGEINQYNRNSTLMSAYKHISNKKFKFSIIKDKGEVYKALTHFFAKQPTT